Proteins found in one Oribacterium sp. oral taxon 102 genomic segment:
- the malQ gene encoding 4-alpha-glucanotransferase — protein sequence MKQAGILLPVFSLPGRYGVGTLGKAAFDFVDFLSETGNRIWQILPMGPTGFGNSPYQAFSAFAGNPYFIDLETLVSEGLLASEELAALDFGEDSERVDYGKLYAAKFAALRRAYAGWRKAGNTPKEALRSIPAETQSYCVFMAIKESLGGASWDVWPEALRDRQERAVAAFMEAQEEEIGFFAFLQLKFQEQWKRLRAYAGARDIRILGDIPIYCAPDSADVWAHRELFQYDNLGHPKSVAGVPPDAFSATGQLWGNPLYDWRAHEKSGFRWWLDRMDYCLGLYDELRVDHFRGFEAYYAIPYGEETAENGKWVKGPGMALFEAMYSHFGTEKLPIVAEDLGVITEEVVELMEQTGFPGMKVLQFAWDSGAGNTYLPHNFTTPNCICYTGTHDNDTLRHWFDTLPDWQRDYIYRYTSRSGNDWKFMPELLIKRAMASIADTVIVPAADYLDKGGEARINAPGEGVGNWQWRLEENAFSQEKKRVIAEILGTYGRYHRTEPPATEETVAEEKKGESVEG from the coding sequence ATGAAACAGGCAGGAATTCTTCTTCCGGTATTTTCTCTTCCGGGCAGGTACGGGGTAGGAACGCTGGGAAAGGCGGCATTTGACTTTGTAGATTTCTTATCGGAGACAGGGAATCGGATCTGGCAGATCCTCCCGATGGGACCGACGGGCTTCGGAAATTCTCCGTATCAGGCATTCTCGGCATTCGCGGGCAATCCGTACTTCATCGACCTCGAGACACTGGTTTCGGAGGGGCTGCTGGCTTCGGAGGAGCTTGCAGCGCTTGACTTCGGAGAGGACAGCGAGAGAGTGGATTATGGGAAGCTGTATGCGGCGAAGTTTGCCGCGCTGCGCCGTGCCTATGCGGGCTGGCGGAAGGCAGGGAATACGCCGAAGGAGGCGCTCCGGAGCATTCCGGCGGAGACGCAGAGCTACTGCGTTTTCATGGCGATCAAGGAAAGCCTCGGCGGCGCGAGCTGGGATGTCTGGCCGGAAGCGCTGCGGGACAGGCAGGAGAGGGCGGTGGCAGCGTTTATGGAGGCGCAGGAGGAGGAAATCGGCTTCTTCGCCTTTTTGCAGCTGAAATTTCAGGAGCAGTGGAAGAGGCTTCGGGCGTATGCGGGAGCGAGAGATATCCGCATCTTAGGCGATATCCCGATCTACTGTGCGCCGGACAGTGCAGATGTCTGGGCACATCGGGAGCTGTTCCAGTATGACAATCTCGGTCATCCGAAGTCGGTCGCGGGCGTGCCGCCGGACGCGTTTTCCGCGACCGGACAGCTCTGGGGCAATCCGCTCTATGACTGGAGGGCGCACGAGAAGAGCGGCTTCCGCTGGTGGCTGGATCGGATGGACTACTGCCTCGGGCTCTACGACGAGCTGCGGGTCGATCATTTTCGCGGCTTCGAGGCATACTATGCCATACCGTACGGGGAGGAAACTGCGGAGAACGGGAAATGGGTGAAGGGTCCGGGAATGGCGCTGTTTGAGGCGATGTATTCCCACTTTGGCACGGAAAAGCTGCCGATTGTTGCAGAGGATCTGGGAGTCATCACGGAAGAGGTCGTGGAGCTGATGGAGCAAACCGGCTTTCCGGGAATGAAGGTGCTGCAATTCGCCTGGGACAGCGGCGCCGGAAATACCTATCTCCCGCACAACTTCACGACGCCGAACTGCATCTGCTACACCGGCACGCATGACAACGATACGCTCCGCCATTGGTTCGACACTCTTCCGGACTGGCAGAGGGATTATATTTACCGCTACACCTCTCGCTCCGGCAACGACTGGAAATTCATGCCAGAGCTGCTGATCAAGCGCGCGATGGCATCCATCGCGGATACTGTGATCGTTCCGGCGGCAGACTATCTGGACAAGGGCGGCGAGGCGCGGATCAACGCGCCGGGCGAGGGCGTCGGAAACTGGCAGTGGAGGCTGGAGGAGAACGCCTTCTCGCAGGAGAAGAAGCGCGTGATCGCGGAGATCCTCGGCACCTACGGCAGGTACCATAGGACAGAGCCGCCCGCGACGGAGGAAACTGTTGCGGAGGAGAAAAAGGGGGAGAGCGTCGAGGGGTAG
- the glgB gene encoding 1,4-alpha-glucan branching protein GlgB — protein sequence MNESLYELMNWADVEELSYAESTHPKRILGPHLLPEGLLLQCYLPTAKAITVKLSGKCYPMELMDEGGFFALLLPAKRSWEKRLPRYTLEITYDNDSTVETEDPYFFDSIYTGEDLRKFAAGIHYRIYEKMGAQPMVRDGVEGVNFSVWAPNAMRVSVVGDFNLWDGRRHQMEKLGDSGIFELFIPHLPVGSLYKFELRRPGREPFLKTDPYGYAFELRPNTAALVSGHDFDWGDGEWQEKKAAGGQKEHPMSVYELHLGSFARKSAFVDEDGSSVNGSEFYNYRELAEKLCNYVKKEGYTHVELMPVMEHPLDQSWGYQVSGYYAPTSRYGSPEDFMYFVDYLHRAGIGVILDWVPAHFPRDSWGLADFDGTALYENPDPLRGTHPHWGTLIFHYARYEVSNFLIANAFYWAERFHADGIRMDAVASMLYLDYGRQGGEASRNIYGGNENLEAVEFLKHLNSQFRKAFPGTLLIAEESTAWPNVTGSVESDGLGFDLKWNMGWMNDFLSYMETDPFFRKGSYSKLTFSMLYNYSEDFMLVFSHDEVVHGKRSLLGKMPGSTFEEKAQNLRAAYGYFYGHPGKKLLFMGQDFGQYDEWNEGQELEWNLLEYPVHKGIQSYVRDLNVLYRESPALSRLDYYPDGFEWINCSYPELSLLFFLRETDHPSETILVVSNFDNITHEKFRIGVPFPCRVKALLSSDDRKYGGAGIVRKTERRSEKREWDEREYSVALDIPAMSTVFYRLTELSEEERKPAAGSRGRREVKAAKPAAGNRSGKAAKAAKPKTTRKKSK from the coding sequence ATGAATGAGAGTTTGTATGAGCTGATGAACTGGGCGGACGTGGAGGAGCTCAGCTATGCCGAGTCTACGCATCCGAAGCGGATACTGGGGCCTCATCTCCTGCCGGAGGGACTGCTGCTGCAGTGCTATCTCCCGACGGCGAAGGCGATCACAGTGAAGCTTTCCGGGAAGTGCTATCCGATGGAGCTGATGGACGAGGGCGGCTTCTTCGCGCTGCTTCTCCCGGCGAAGCGGAGCTGGGAAAAGAGGCTGCCGAGGTATACGCTGGAGATCACCTATGACAATGACAGTACGGTCGAGACGGAGGATCCTTACTTCTTCGATTCCATTTACACGGGGGAGGATCTCCGGAAGTTCGCAGCGGGTATTCATTACCGTATCTATGAGAAAATGGGGGCGCAGCCGATGGTGCGGGACGGCGTAGAGGGTGTGAACTTCTCCGTTTGGGCACCGAATGCGATGCGGGTCTCCGTGGTGGGAGACTTCAATCTCTGGGACGGACGGCGGCATCAGATGGAGAAGCTGGGAGACAGCGGAATTTTCGAGCTTTTTATCCCGCATCTCCCGGTCGGCTCGCTCTACAAGTTTGAGCTCCGGCGTCCGGGGCGGGAGCCGTTTCTGAAGACGGATCCCTACGGCTATGCCTTTGAGCTTCGGCCGAATACTGCGGCACTGGTTTCCGGGCACGATTTCGACTGGGGCGACGGGGAATGGCAGGAGAAAAAGGCAGCAGGCGGGCAGAAGGAGCACCCGATGTCGGTCTACGAGCTGCACCTCGGCTCCTTCGCGCGGAAGAGCGCTTTCGTTGATGAGGACGGCAGCAGTGTCAACGGCTCGGAATTCTATAATTACCGGGAGCTGGCAGAGAAGCTCTGCAATTATGTAAAAAAGGAGGGCTATACCCATGTGGAGCTGATGCCGGTGATGGAGCATCCTTTGGATCAGTCCTGGGGCTATCAGGTCTCCGGCTATTACGCACCGACCTCCCGCTACGGCTCTCCGGAGGACTTCATGTACTTCGTAGATTACCTGCATCGTGCCGGGATCGGGGTGATCCTCGATTGGGTGCCGGCGCATTTCCCGCGGGACAGCTGGGGACTTGCCGACTTCGACGGGACAGCGCTCTACGAGAATCCGGATCCGCTCCGGGGTACGCATCCGCACTGGGGCACGCTGATCTTCCACTACGCGCGCTACGAGGTCAGCAACTTCCTGATCGCGAATGCGTTCTACTGGGCAGAGCGCTTCCACGCAGACGGGATCCGCATGGACGCGGTCGCTTCCATGCTCTATCTCGACTATGGCAGGCAGGGCGGGGAAGCATCCAGAAATATTTACGGCGGCAATGAAAACCTTGAGGCGGTAGAATTCCTGAAGCACCTGAACAGTCAGTTCCGAAAGGCGTTTCCGGGAACGCTCCTGATCGCGGAGGAGTCGACGGCATGGCCGAATGTCACCGGCTCGGTGGAGTCGGATGGGCTGGGCTTCGACCTGAAGTGGAACATGGGCTGGATGAACGATTTCCTTTCCTATATGGAGACAGACCCGTTTTTCCGGAAGGGCAGCTACAGTAAGCTGACCTTCTCCATGCTCTATAACTATTCTGAGGATTTCATGCTGGTATTCTCCCATGATGAGGTCGTCCACGGAAAGCGGAGCCTTTTGGGAAAGATGCCGGGCAGTACCTTCGAGGAGAAGGCGCAGAATCTGCGGGCGGCATACGGGTATTTCTACGGGCATCCGGGCAAGAAGCTGCTGTTTATGGGACAGGACTTCGGACAATATGACGAGTGGAACGAGGGACAGGAGCTGGAGTGGAACCTCCTCGAATATCCGGTGCATAAGGGCATCCAGAGCTATGTGCGGGATCTGAATGTGCTTTATCGCGAGAGTCCCGCACTGTCGCGGCTGGATTACTACCCGGACGGCTTTGAGTGGATCAACTGCTCCTATCCGGAGCTTTCGCTGCTGTTCTTCCTGCGGGAGACCGACCATCCCTCCGAGACGATTCTGGTGGTTTCCAACTTTGACAATATCACGCATGAGAAGTTCCGGATCGGGGTTCCGTTCCCGTGCAGGGTGAAGGCGCTGCTGTCCTCCGATGACAGGAAATACGGCGGCGCAGGCATCGTACGGAAGACAGAGCGCAGGTCGGAGAAGCGGGAATGGGACGAGCGGGAATACAGCGTCGCGTTGGATATCCCGGCGATGTCCACGGTCTTCTACCGTCTCACGGAGCTGTCGGAGGAGGAGCGGAAGCCGGCAGCGGGGAGCCGCGGCAGAAGGGAAGTAAAAGCCGCGAAGCCGGCAGCGGGTAACCGCAGCGGAAAGGCAGCAAAAGCTGCGAAACCGAAAACGACGAGAAAGAAAAGCAAATAA
- a CDS encoding alpha-amylase family glycosyl hydrolase yields MLGLEKSGDSYIFRVVSDAEELFLNLYRGARRIRQLRFPPEERIGDVWTLRVSEKLTGLSYAYEADGRAFSDPNGFAFTGRRHFGRLRDGTRLLRTPIGASPPEETEEWQRDRALQTPYEDSIIYRIHVRGFTQDRSSGVGQGKRGSFAGILEKLPYLRELGVTALELLPPYEFNEVMLPHFAEEPAEGERQALLRPTGQINYWGFTEDALRIAPKASYVSAGGSPQEEFRTLVQTLHRNGIELIVDLYFTEDTLPSYIHTVLRCWRTAYHVDGVHLIGSAPYAELARDPYLRRFKLWADRWDSPPDGQSRHFLAEYNDGFQNEMRRVLKGDENMLPTLMGRLRGCTAGAAAIRYMANEEGFTLWDLLSYDRKHNEKNGEGNRDGTDYNFSWNCGEEGRSRRKSVKLLRRKMLRNALLLLFLSQGTPLLNAGDEFGRTKNGNNNSYCQDNGTSWLNWRLLEKNRELFEFTKALIRFRKAHRVFHQREPLRGLDYRSRGIPDISFHGENAWRVDLEHYRRELGVMYAGGYAEDESFLVLYNFHWEDHSFRLPHPLPETRWRVVIDTEEERGISSDGALREITDGVCVVRARSIVVIQAVSEPVQRKGRTRRRKQGNTGGRV; encoded by the coding sequence GTGCTTGGACTGGAGAAATCGGGAGACAGCTATATATTTCGGGTAGTCAGTGATGCGGAGGAGCTGTTCCTGAATCTTTACAGGGGAGCGAGACGGATACGACAGCTTCGCTTCCCGCCGGAGGAACGGATCGGGGATGTCTGGACGCTGCGGGTGTCGGAGAAGCTTACGGGACTTTCCTATGCCTATGAGGCGGACGGCAGAGCCTTTTCCGATCCGAACGGCTTCGCATTTACAGGCCGTCGGCATTTCGGCAGGCTGCGGGACGGTACGAGGCTCCTCAGGACACCGATCGGTGCTTCGCCTCCGGAGGAGACGGAGGAGTGGCAGCGGGATCGGGCGCTGCAAACGCCGTATGAGGACAGCATTATTTACCGCATCCATGTCCGAGGCTTCACACAGGATCGCTCCTCCGGTGTCGGACAGGGAAAGAGGGGGAGCTTCGCCGGTATCCTCGAGAAGCTGCCCTATCTCCGGGAGCTCGGCGTGACGGCGCTGGAGCTGCTGCCTCCCTATGAGTTTAATGAGGTCATGCTCCCGCATTTTGCGGAGGAACCCGCAGAGGGCGAGCGGCAGGCGCTCCTTCGGCCTACGGGACAGATCAATTACTGGGGCTTCACGGAGGATGCGCTGCGGATCGCGCCGAAGGCATCCTACGTCAGCGCGGGCGGCAGTCCGCAGGAGGAATTCCGGACTCTGGTACAGACCCTGCATCGGAATGGAATCGAGCTGATCGTGGATCTGTACTTCACAGAGGATACGCTTCCGAGCTACATTCACACGGTACTGCGCTGCTGGCGGACGGCGTATCATGTGGATGGCGTTCATCTGATCGGCAGCGCGCCGTATGCGGAGCTCGCGCGAGATCCGTATCTGCGCCGCTTCAAGCTCTGGGCAGACCGCTGGGACAGTCCGCCGGACGGGCAGAGCCGCCATTTCCTCGCGGAGTACAATGATGGCTTCCAGAATGAGATGCGGCGTGTGCTGAAGGGGGATGAGAACATGCTTCCGACCCTGATGGGACGTCTGCGCGGATGTACAGCGGGCGCGGCGGCGATCCGGTACATGGCGAACGAGGAGGGCTTCACGCTTTGGGATCTCCTGAGCTATGACCGTAAGCATAATGAGAAAAACGGCGAGGGAAACCGAGACGGAACCGACTACAACTTCTCCTGGAACTGCGGGGAGGAGGGGAGGAGCCGGAGGAAGAGCGTGAAGCTGCTCCGACGGAAGATGCTTCGTAATGCACTGCTGCTGCTCTTCCTCTCGCAGGGCACGCCGCTCCTCAATGCGGGAGACGAGTTCGGCAGGACGAAGAACGGCAACAACAATTCCTATTGTCAGGACAACGGGACGAGCTGGCTTAATTGGCGGCTGCTGGAGAAGAACCGGGAGCTCTTCGAGTTTACGAAGGCACTGATCCGTTTCCGTAAGGCGCATCGGGTGTTTCATCAGAGAGAGCCGCTCCGGGGACTGGACTATCGGAGCCGGGGCATACCGGATATCAGCTTCCACGGGGAAAACGCGTGGAGAGTGGATCTCGAGCATTATCGACGGGAGCTCGGGGTGATGTATGCCGGGGGCTATGCAGAGGACGAGAGCTTTCTGGTTCTCTACAATTTTCACTGGGAGGATCATTCCTTCCGTCTGCCGCATCCGCTCCCGGAGACGCGGTGGCGCGTGGTAATTGACACGGAGGAGGAGAGGGGGATCTCTTCGGACGGCGCGCTGCGGGAAATTACGGACGGCGTGTGTGTGGTTCGGGCGAGAAGCATCGTCGTGATTCAGGCAGTCTCCGAGCCGGTGCAGAGGAAGGGCAGGACAAGACGGAGGAAGCAGGGGAATACAGGAGGTAGGGTATGA
- a CDS encoding MATE family efflux transporter, translated as MANDFSKGSVRRAILMQSGPLLIAQLIQLLYNVVDRVYIGRIPGVQGAALTGVGIVFPVISLITAFTDWFGVGGAPLFSIARGAGDRERARRLLGTTAWLLLWGSILITLLGILFVQPILYLFGASDATYPYAADYLRIYILGTVFFMCSSGLNYFINAQGFPKFGMMTTLLGAALNIVLDPILIFGMGWGVRGAAIATVLSQTVSAVWVFRFLLSGRADYRLECTLIRGDRRLLREILTLGFSGFIMKATNSLVQVVCNVQLRRFGGDLYVGIITIINSIRSIIELPLMTVTHGSQPVLAYQYGAKSFRRLRQGIAFQFLCGILYSLLVWLAVLLFPRFFVGIFTNSTEMLTHGVEAVRIYFASFIFMVGQSGSQTVFVSLGKSRRAIFFSMLRKVVIVVPLTLLLPCFMGVNGVFAAEPVSNLLGGSAAFLTMYFTVYRKLPRAEGQMEHRI; from the coding sequence ATGGCAAATGATTTCTCGAAGGGCTCGGTTCGGCGTGCGATCCTGATGCAGTCGGGACCCTTGCTGATCGCGCAGCTGATCCAGCTCCTGTACAATGTCGTAGACCGTGTCTATATCGGGCGGATCCCCGGGGTGCAGGGGGCGGCGCTGACCGGTGTCGGGATCGTCTTTCCGGTGATTTCCCTGATTACCGCCTTCACCGATTGGTTCGGCGTCGGCGGCGCACCGCTTTTCTCTATCGCGAGAGGCGCGGGAGACCGGGAGAGGGCGCGCAGGCTGCTGGGGACGACGGCATGGCTTCTTCTCTGGGGTTCAATCCTCATTACGCTGCTCGGCATCCTCTTTGTGCAGCCGATTCTCTACCTCTTCGGCGCTTCGGACGCGACCTATCCCTATGCGGCGGACTATCTCCGGATCTACATTCTCGGGACAGTTTTCTTCATGTGCAGCTCGGGACTGAACTACTTTATCAATGCGCAGGGCTTCCCGAAATTCGGAATGATGACGACCCTGCTGGGCGCGGCACTGAATATCGTGCTGGATCCGATTCTGATCTTCGGCATGGGCTGGGGCGTGCGGGGCGCGGCAATCGCGACGGTGCTTTCCCAGACGGTATCCGCGGTCTGGGTATTCCGCTTTCTGCTCTCGGGCAGGGCAGATTACCGGCTGGAGTGCACCCTGATTCGGGGGGATCGGCGGCTCCTTCGGGAGATCCTGACACTGGGCTTCTCCGGCTTCATCATGAAAGCGACGAACAGCCTCGTGCAGGTTGTCTGCAACGTGCAGCTCCGCCGCTTCGGCGGGGATCTCTACGTCGGCATCATTACAATCATCAACTCAATCCGCTCCATCATTGAGCTTCCGCTGATGACAGTGACGCATGGCTCACAGCCGGTGCTTGCCTACCAGTACGGTGCAAAAAGCTTCCGGCGGCTCCGGCAGGGCATCGCCTTTCAGTTCCTCTGCGGCATCCTCTATTCTCTCCTGGTGTGGCTTGCGGTGCTGCTCTTCCCTCGCTTTTTCGTGGGGATCTTCACGAATAGCACAGAGATGCTTACGCATGGCGTTGAGGCGGTACGGATCTACTTCGCGAGCTTCATCTTCATGGTCGGGCAGTCCGGTTCACAGACGGTGTTTGTCTCTCTCGGAAAGTCCAGACGGGCGATCTTTTTTTCCATGCTCCGGAAGGTCGTCATTGTCGTGCCGCTGACACTGCTGCTTCCGTGTTTCATGGGCGTGAACGGCGTCTTCGCGGCGGAGCCGGTTTCGAACCTGCTCGGCGGCAGCGCTGCTTTTCTTACGATGTATTTCACTGTCTACCGGAAGCTCCCGAGGGCAGAGGGACAGATGGAGCATCGTATTTAA
- a CDS encoding phosphatase, translated as MILKCDTHTHTLYSRHAYSTIQENVAAARERGMELLATTDHFSPMLFARPEDPRNYQYLSTQYEIPEEWMGVRLLKGCEADIVDMEGHLFGYDIPIERIITGDPLPERERGSLLERTTRKLDYIIASVHGREFAKNAGRAACTELYLRALEQPKVFILGHIGRSGLPVELDPILLLAKEKHKLVEINEHSLGGGEEVESRCREIAIRCAELDVPISVSTDAHISCDIGRFEHVPSMLREIHFPEELIASRDKESFLAMLERSGAAGRMSPA; from the coding sequence GTGATTTTAAAATGTGACACACATACGCATACGCTGTATTCTCGGCACGCGTATTCTACGATACAGGAGAATGTGGCAGCGGCGAGGGAGCGGGGAATGGAGCTGCTCGCGACGACGGATCACTTTTCTCCCATGCTCTTCGCGAGACCGGAGGATCCGCGGAACTATCAGTATCTTTCGACCCAGTATGAGATTCCGGAGGAGTGGATGGGCGTCCGGCTCCTGAAGGGCTGCGAGGCGGATATCGTGGACATGGAGGGGCATCTCTTCGGCTATGACATTCCGATCGAGCGGATCATCACCGGAGATCCTCTGCCGGAGCGGGAGAGAGGGAGCCTGCTGGAGCGTACGACACGGAAGCTCGACTATATCATCGCCTCCGTGCACGGCAGGGAATTTGCAAAAAATGCGGGCAGGGCAGCGTGCACCGAGCTCTATCTCCGGGCGCTGGAGCAGCCGAAGGTCTTTATCCTCGGGCATATCGGGCGTTCCGGCCTCCCGGTCGAGCTGGATCCGATTCTACTCCTTGCGAAGGAGAAGCATAAGCTGGTGGAAATCAATGAGCATTCCCTCGGCGGCGGAGAGGAGGTGGAGTCCCGCTGCCGTGAGATCGCGATCCGCTGCGCGGAGCTGGATGTTCCGATTTCTGTTTCGACAGACGCGCATATCTCCTGCGATATCGGACGCTTCGAGCACGTGCCCTCGATGCTTCGGGAGATTCATTTCCCGGAGGAGCTGATAGCCAGCCGGGACAAGGAGAGCTTCCTCGCGATGCTGGAGCGCTCCGGTGCTGCAGGCAGGATGAGTCCTGCGTGA
- a CDS encoding class I SAM-dependent rRNA methyltransferase, giving the protein MCGGLVSGGIAILKKGEGRLLKSGGAWIFDNEIARTEGAFENGDILTVQDFDGFFLGYGFYNAASKIRIRMLSRRTREPITEAFFRERLRAAWAYRREVVDISSCRVVFGEADWLPGLVIDKYEDVLVVESLALGIDRLKPMLVSELREILMEDGIQIRGVYERSDAPVRRKEGMEPYKGFLGAPFDTRVEITENGVRYLVDIENGQKTGFFLDQKCNRLAIQRLAKGRRVLDCFTHMGTFALNAGLAGASEVTGLDISPLAIAEAEENARRNGLADRVHFRQADVLDELPRLVAAGEQYDMVILDPPAFTKSREATRQAVNGYREINIRGLRLVRDGGILATCSCSHFMTEALFRRTIAEAARSAHKRLRQIAFRTQCADHPILWSGDENSYYLKFFIFQAVDEK; this is encoded by the coding sequence ATGTGCGGAGGATTGGTTTCCGGGGGAATCGCGATTCTGAAAAAAGGAGAGGGCAGACTGCTCAAGTCCGGCGGTGCATGGATCTTCGACAATGAGATCGCACGGACGGAGGGGGCGTTTGAGAACGGGGATATCCTGACGGTGCAGGATTTCGACGGCTTCTTTCTGGGCTACGGCTTCTACAATGCGGCATCGAAGATCCGTATCCGGATGCTCTCACGCCGGACGAGGGAGCCGATTACAGAAGCGTTTTTCCGTGAGCGGCTGCGGGCGGCGTGGGCGTATCGCAGGGAGGTCGTGGACATTTCCTCCTGCCGGGTCGTATTCGGAGAGGCGGACTGGCTCCCGGGGCTGGTGATTGACAAGTATGAGGACGTGCTGGTGGTAGAATCGCTTGCACTCGGCATCGACAGGCTGAAGCCGATGCTGGTATCTGAGCTGCGGGAGATTCTCATGGAGGACGGGATACAGATCCGCGGCGTTTATGAGAGGAGCGATGCGCCGGTTCGGCGGAAGGAGGGGATGGAGCCGTACAAGGGCTTCCTCGGGGCTCCCTTCGATACGAGAGTGGAGATTACGGAGAACGGTGTGCGCTATCTGGTCGATATCGAGAACGGACAGAAGACCGGCTTCTTCCTCGACCAGAAGTGCAACCGGCTCGCGATTCAGCGGCTCGCGAAGGGCAGGCGGGTGCTTGACTGCTTCACGCACATGGGAACCTTCGCGCTCAATGCGGGGCTTGCCGGTGCGAGTGAGGTGACCGGACTGGATATCTCGCCGCTGGCGATCGCGGAGGCAGAGGAGAACGCGAGGCGAAACGGACTGGCAGACCGTGTGCATTTCCGGCAGGCGGATGTGCTGGATGAGCTTCCGAGGCTGGTCGCCGCCGGTGAGCAGTACGATATGGTGATTCTCGATCCGCCGGCGTTCACCAAATCGCGGGAGGCGACGAGGCAGGCGGTCAACGGGTACCGGGAGATCAATATCCGGGGGCTTCGGCTCGTCCGGGACGGCGGGATCCTCGCAACCTGCTCCTGCTCGCATTTTATGACGGAGGCGCTGTTCCGGAGGACCATCGCAGAGGCGGCGCGGAGCGCACACAAGCGGCTCCGGCAGATTGCGTTCCGCACCCAGTGCGCCGACCATCCGATTCTCTGGAGCGGAGACGAGAACTCCTATTATCTGAAATTCTTCATTTTTCAGGCAGTAGACGAGAAGTAA
- a CDS encoding exodeoxyribonuclease III — protein sequence MKKMISWNVNGLRAVLGKNFMEDFRALDADIFCLQETKLSAGQLELPLPGYHQYWNYAEKRGYSGTALFTKEEPLSVRFGIGIEEHDREGRVITAEFPDCYVLTVYVPNSQNELKRLPYRMEWEDAWRGYILGLEKEKPVIYCGDLNVAHEEIDLKNPATNHNSAGFSDEERAKFSQLLDSGYVDSFRHFHPEAEEYSWWSYRTKARERNVGWRIDYFVVSEKLRENMRAACIHQEVMGSDHCPVELEIEV from the coding sequence ATAAAAAAAATGATTTCGTGGAACGTGAACGGGCTTCGCGCCGTGCTGGGAAAGAACTTCATGGAGGACTTCCGGGCATTGGATGCGGATATTTTCTGCCTGCAGGAGACGAAGCTGTCCGCGGGGCAGCTGGAGCTGCCGCTTCCGGGCTATCATCAGTACTGGAACTACGCAGAGAAGAGGGGCTATTCCGGGACAGCGCTCTTCACGAAGGAGGAGCCGCTTTCCGTGCGTTTCGGCATCGGCATTGAGGAGCATGACAGGGAGGGGCGCGTCATTACCGCGGAGTTTCCTGACTGCTATGTGCTCACGGTCTATGTGCCGAACTCTCAGAATGAGCTGAAGCGGCTCCCGTACCGGATGGAATGGGAGGACGCGTGGCGGGGCTATATCCTCGGGCTGGAGAAGGAGAAGCCGGTGATCTACTGCGGAGACCTCAATGTCGCACATGAGGAGATTGATCTGAAGAATCCGGCGACGAATCACAACAGCGCCGGCTTCTCGGACGAGGAGCGTGCGAAGTTCTCGCAGCTTCTGGACAGCGGATATGTGGATTCCTTCCGGCATTTCCATCCCGAGGCGGAGGAATACAGCTGGTGGAGCTACCGCACGAAGGCGAGAGAGCGGAATGTAGGCTGGAGAATCGACTACTTTGTGGTTTCCGAGAAGCTTCGGGAAAATATGCGTGCCGCGTGTATCCACCAGGAGGTGATGGGCTCGGATCATTGTCCGGTTGAGCTGGAAATCGAGGTGTAG